The stretch of DNA GTTTTATAAATTTAACCAATCCCGTCGGTGACCACTTGAGGGTGTCATTGACCGCACCACATCTGGCCTCCCAAAGTTTGGTCTTGATAAGGGACACCAGAGTCACtaattctaataattgcaccttttccacattttttagtTCAAATTTGGCTACCCCTTCATAatcaatgtttttttaaaaatattaaaatctattttaattttcTTCCAAACTATTTGGGCAAAAGAGCATTCCCATAAAACATGGGGAATTGTTTCAATTGCGAAACAGTTGTCCCTGGGACAAAATTTATTCAGGGTCAAATTATGATCATATAATGTTGAACGGACCGGAAGACGTCTGTGTAAAACAAGCCAATTAAAATCTTTCAGTCTGTTGTCTAAACCTTTTAATTGTGCCCGTAGCCAGGTGGAAGGTGATATTGGTAATCGGTCTCTAGGACAACAATTTTCTATCAATTTCACATATAGCAGTCTGTGGTTGATTACATTTTCTTTTACTTTGCAGACAGGGTTTTTCCTTGCCCATTCAACTATTTTCTTAAAATGTAATGGGATAATTTCAGCTTTTGGCTTACTATtatcccactccaccataaaCCTTAACGGTATGGACAGCCAGAATTTGATTAATATATGACATTTATGTACAGAAGACGACAAAAGACAACAAACGTTTGAGTAGAACAACGCATCTAGTTTGAGAGGAATATGAGGGAAATCCCTTCCACCAGCCTCTATAGGCTGGTACATCCGATCTCtccggatgtactcatatcccccccaAAAGAAATTAAACAGTACACGTATGAACATTTTCCTTAGAGACaccggcatgggaaacacatatgCAAGGTGGAGTAATGAAGGCAGAATGTCCGCCTTCAGCACTAACACCTTGCCACTAAAAGATAGTCGCCTCACTTTCCACAGTCCCAATCTTTTATTAAGCGAAATTAGTTTTTCATTTCCGAAAGATATCCCGAGCACTACCATTGGTCCTGTGCACACAGTCAAACCACATAACTGATCAGATCTCCATTTCCACTGTCCCATatattttatttctgttttattcttGTTAATCCTAGACCCGGAGGCAACAGAGAACTCATCAATGACTTTGATAACCTCTTTCAAGCTCAGGTCGTCTTGtaaatacaaaatggtgtcgtccgcgtaTTGCGAAATTTTTAGAATATCCCCTCCAGGTAATATAATGCCTTTGATGTTGTAATTTGTCCTAATTGCACATGCGAAAGGTTCAATATATAAAACATACAATAGCGCAGAGAGAGGGTCCCCCTGTCTGACACCTCGTAATtgcttgattacatttccaatattccCATTAATATTTACTCTGCTTCCCACATTACTATAAATaatttttacccatttcataaaaTTCTTTCCAAAACCACATTTTTTCAGAACTCTAAACAAAAACTCATGGTTTACCATGTCAAAGGCTTTTTCCTGGTCCAAATTTACAGTAATAGCTGGCAGGTGCCTTTCCTCTAAATATGCTTGAACGTCTCTGTGCAATTGCAAGTTCCAGGTTAACTTTCTCCCTACCACACCACATGTTTGGTCTAAACCAACAACATATGCCATGGCAGAAGACAGACGATTAGTTATGGCTTTACTTAATAATTTATAGTCTACACACAACATTGTTAAAGGTCTCCAATTTGCTAGTGTCTTGGGGTCTCCCTTTTTGTAAAGTAGCGAGATTACCCCTCGCACATTGAACCTCCCATATGCTCCAAACCAAAAATAACTCTAAATACTTCCAAAAGATGACATCCAATTAAATCCCAAAAAACTATGTAAAACTCTTTAGAGAGCCCATCCACTCCTGGTACTTTGTTATCTTTCATGCTCTTcagtgccatatatatttcatctAAATTCAATTCCCCTTCTAATTGGTCTCTAATATCTAAAGGTATCTGCACAtctacacatttaaaaaaagtagtCCCCTTCTCATAATTAATTGTTTGCTTTTGGAATAGCTGAGAAAAGTGCTGGGTAGCGACACCAagcatgccatctccatcctcaACCGTCTCCCCGTCTTGATTCAATAAAGCCGAAATGGTCCTCCTCTTTCCCCGTGACTTAATTTGTTTGAAAAAATATGCAGAGCACTTCTCATCATTATCCCATTTATCTTGTTGACTTTTAAACATGAAATCTCGAGCTTTCTTTTCAAAAAGGCCTGCTGCTTTTTCTGCAGGTTACACAatgtgtctttatctaaaccaccACCATTCAAATTACCTTGGATGTGCAGATCTTCTAGTTCGTTCTGCAACTTATAAAAATCTTTGTATTTATTACGTGCTTTATCTTTGCAATAATTCTGAATAAAAATCTTGATTCGTAATTTTGTGCTCTCCCACCAGtctatgacagtagaataaaatGATTTCATGGTTACACAGCCCTGGAAAAAATACCTAAATCTAGTCTCAAATGTTTTGTCATGTAAAATACCATTATTAATTTTCCAATATCCTTTTCCAAATTCAATTGTTTTTAATTCTACTGTCACAGACAGGCAACTGTGGTCAGAATAAAAAACCGGAGTGACGCGTGCAGAGGACACACCGAGTCCACGCGGAACAAACACATAATCTATGCGGCTCCTCGCGCCCCTGCTGTTTCCCCAGGTGAAACCGGGATCATTTGCATGCGCCACTCTATAAGTATCAACCAAATTATATTTCTCTATTAGGTTTTTTACAAGATGCCCTCCCAGATTACCTCGGTCATATGATACATTAAAATCTCCCCCCATAATAACATGTCTGTTTGTCATAAAAATAGCGTCTAGGTTGTTCAGCATTTCCCTCCTTTCCTTGGGTGTCGATGGTGCATATACATTAATTAACCAAAGACATTTGCCCCTCCAATCAATATCTACTATTAAAACccagcatgaaaatacaaacctgatgctacctgagcctgatcagacatatattaaatgcattttatgagccctacattaaaaacatttaatgagcccaagacCCAAAAAAGGCCAAATTATTGTGTGGTTTCCCAATAGGTCCACCAGGTCCTCACTTACAATGACTggaaaacattgttgcatttaaactttgTATCACCAGTTAGTGTGATGAACGTGATAAAATATATTTGCAATGGGGAGTAATAGCTGGTTTGTTAATTTCATTTTGGAAATGAAATGGTTGTGCTATTGTATTGTTCTGACTTCATGGGGCCTACTGGAGTGAATGGGCTGCTTATTCTGTAACATTATTTGATGCTGTGTGAGACTGCTGTCTCCtggctatcagccctgtctctgtgtttgaccaaaactggctctccttcagcgccatggagtgcactggtattacggttgctgtcctttcagcaccacaagcctttcacatctgatgtgacactgttgttgtctctattggtgatagtgtgatagtgGTGCTGGCTACCATAAGCTGGGTAAACAGTGCATTATgttcaagtcaaatcaaattgtattggtcacatatacatatttagcagatgctattgcgggtgtagcgaaatgcttgtgtttctagctccaacaatgcagtagtatctaacaattcacaacaatacacacaatacactcaaatctaaaagtaaaagaatggattgaagaaatatataaatattaggatgagcaacgtCGGAGTGGCAtaaactaaaatacagtagaatagaatacagtatatacatatgagatgagtaaagcaaaaatatgtaaacattattaaagtgactagtgtttcattattaaagtggccattgattccaagtctatatatgtagggcagtagcctctaagctgcagggttgcgtaaccgggtggaagccggctagtgatggcaggtgagttactgccgctctgatatccaaaagttatttccggctgtaatgtaataacacaaaaaaaattattgccaaataatgtaagaaataacacacaaaaaacacaaaatactgcaaagttgcttaggagctagaagcagagctgccatctctgtcggcgccatctctAAAATTctatgtgtcatgttgtgtcctTGCGGGTTCTGTCTGTGTGCGCGGCAGCCCGAAGCGCGACCTGTTTGATTCATTCATAATGTCATCAAAAAGCATTGCTCCTCCTTCACTAGAACTAGAATGGCCCGACTACAGAATATATAATGTCTGGCGTATTAAGTGATGCtatgttttctgttattttcatgatatatattttttgatacaACTTATTGTTAGCATTTTGGTCCCTCTGAAGGCCTTGGTCCTATAGTCACGGTTCGCTACTGGATCTAAGTGAAGGCTTAAATTAAACCTGGCCAGACGCAGGTTTAACTTCAGATTAATGGATGTTGGCCCCCAGGTTGACCTGGGCAATGAGAGAAAATGGATTACCTGGACTATTTCAATGATCTCAGAACAATTAGTGTTTTAAGAAGAGTCTTTGATCCTGtgtttaatatttatttattgtttagttCATAGTGTTTAGAATGGTATCATGTTAGGGGTTAAGACAATGGGATGATTCTGGAAGGTGTTCAAGGAAAGACAATTTTCAGAAAGTGTCACACTTTGCCAATACTCACCTTCCTTAAAAGTACAAAAATATCCTTCAGATATTCAGTCAGTTTATCTACTGTTTTATTATTTCTCAAGTGGATGTAAATTCTGTTGTAGGCAATCATTTGGAAAGGTGGAATTATTTAATATTATGTTAtgttaataatactaataattacAATTTACCACTATCAAAAGGAACAATGTATTTTATACCTCTAGATTTATATTTGATTATGAATGAGTTTTTCTAGCCATTTATTACTGTGTTGATAATTTATTTGAAATATTGATAatgctttttatatatatatacagtaccagtcaaatgtttggacacctactcattcaagtttttttttttttttttttttacaattttctacattgtagaataatagcgaagacatcaaaactatgaaataacacatggaatcatgtagtaatcaaaaaagtgttaaacaaatcaaaatatatttaatatttgagattctacaaagtagccaccatttgccttgatgacagctttgcacaatattgaatttcaattaacaggtgtgccttgttaaaagttaatttgtggaatttctttcctttttatgtgtttgagccaatcagttgtgttgtgacaaggtaggggtggtatacagaagatagtcctctttggtaaaagaccaagtccatattatggcaagaacagctcaaataatcaaagagaaacgacagtccattactttaagacatgaaggtcagtcaatccggaaaatgtgaagttctattaaagtttcttcaagtgcagtcgcaaaaaccatcaagtgctatgatgaaactagccctcatgaggaccgccacaggaaagtaagacccagagttacctctgctgcagaggataagttcattagagttaccagcctcagaaattgcagccccaataaatgcttcacagagttcaagtaacagacacatctcaacatcaactgttcagaggagactgcgtgaatcagaacttcatggttgaattgctaaAAAAAAAACCACTACTAAAACATACCTAGTCCCCTGAATACAAACCAAGTAATCTTACattcagtggcttgtgaaagtattcacccccttggcatttttcctattttattgccttacaacctggaattaaaatggattttgggggggtttgtatcatttgatttgcacgacatgcctaccactttgaagatgaaaaaaaaaatgtttttgtgaaacaaacaagaaacaagaaaaaaaaacagaacttgagcgtgcataactattcagcctctctgattaatgccctccttgcctggtccgtgagttttggtgggtggccctctcttgacaggtttgttgtggtgccatattctttgcattttttaataatggatttaacggtgctccgtggaattttcaaagtttctgatctttttttagaacccaacactgatctgtacttttccacaactttgtcgctgacctgtttggagagctccttggtcttcatggtgccgcttgcttggtggtgccccttgcttagtggtgttgcagacactgtGCTCGCATATTCCCTTAAAGACCgttgcttgaaaaacgagaaaaaacgGCAGTAGTacggtttgtccattttgagacgccatagacccctttctgtgttaACAAACATAGCTGCAAGAGGGGGATGGGCGcgagttggtggcagaacaagggTGAGTTCTTATACACAAGTTTTTGAGCCGTTTCCGCTCTACTTCCTGAACTCCTCCCGTCGATGCAATCcacttccgttctgccgggctgggtttgttttgctagctagctccgttgtgccgacaaagtactgatatcgcagtgacaaagaggatataaaaattacaattacaacatgaagaaaagtggttcgggaacgacgtgtgcggtagttggttgcaaaaactcgagaaagcacctgaacgagtggttagatagagagtgctacgaccacaaaccagctacgaagaggcaatgtccatgcgctccattgtttacattttttcgcaagcctgataccgactcggaatcaaggacctggctgaaggcattgaatctaaagaaaccacctctcaacgtttttgtttgttcctatcactttgttgaccaaaaacctaccaaggataatcctttcccagagttgtggttgggatacaatcgccctccccagccaaagaggcgtcaactcacccagcggaccactgcctcccccagataaagaaacgcagacttgaatctgagggtaagttcagcaactttagctatgaagctgacaatactgttaattatgaagaagttgtcatacattaacattgctaccggtattttgccaaggcagttgattgttttggagatgggacaaacaatgcccacgatagctacatcattaattgtgtgtgtgtgtgtgtgtgtgtgtgtgtgtgcctgcctgcgtgtgccttagtctacatcataaatacaatgcaaggtggcaggctgttgtgatgatgattgtgtgtgtgcgtgtgagtgcaatgttgtagtacacatttttccattgtgatgtttgtagtgagaggactctatgcctgcattaatttagctccatccatgttttctcttcccctttttagatgctccagaaacctgtcagcctgtctgtgaggccgagcctgctacaccaaaatttcgagatgcccagacccaatgggaggatccgtcacatattgatcacatttactgttcaacaacacagtctgttaaagtagacaaggccacacagtgcgaggcagaaatgggtcctactgtgaccagcaccacggtcattgatgatgctaggtcccggctgtatacaggagtgcttatggttcaattcttcaccctggtgacggtgttgttgcctttcagtaagccatcaattacccttcctgttgttgaccaaatacttatgacgttgatgaaactaaaactaaacctaatatTAGGAGATATTGCTCACCGCTTCAATGTGTCTACATCCATGGCAAGCATTGTGATTAGTCACTGGATTGACGTGATGGGTGAACAGTTCAAAGTCCTGATCCCCTGGCTTCCAAGAGAGACCATTCGTGCCACCATGCCCTTGTCATTTCAGAGGAACTACCCTCGAACCACCTGCATCATTGACTGTGCCGAAAGTGCCATGCAGAGAGCCACAAACCACGACTCAAGGAGTGACACTTTCAGCCAGTATAAATCACGCAACACTGTGAAATATCTCGTCGCTGTGGCCCCTAATGGGCTAATCATGTTTATATCTGATGCCTATGCTGGCAGAAGCAGCGATAAGTTTATCACCATGGACAGTGGGTTCCTAGACTATCTGAGGGCTGGTGATGAGGTCATGGCGGACCGTGGGTTCACCATTCGAGACTTGCTTGATGAGAGAAGGGTCAGTTTGAACATCCCTGCTTTCACCTACAGGCGCAATCAGTTGACCAATGAGGAGACGACACGCACCAGGCGAGTAGCCAATGTCCGCATACATGTGGAAAGAGCAATCCAGAGGCTGAAGGTGTTTTTATCCCAGAATGTTCCCATCAGCATGGCACCGAAACTGGACAACATCTTAACCATCTGTGCTGGCCTAGTTAACCTGAAGAGTCCACTGATCAGTGAGGTTTAGAATCTTGCCCTGTGTCCCTGTCTACCAACACCCAGCCATGTTGTTCATTAAATACAGATAAACACAACAAATACTGCGTGCATTCTATTTTTtaatattatatatgaatattttcataatgatgtaattgtgtgggctgcttttgtattttactttttaatacctgttaagactaaacacgcaatctttcttgttgaagccatttgtttagtttcctcaaaacaattaattaatccagtgttatttatgtacagtatgagcttactatgaattatgaactgtgttaaaataaattgtagcactctaaggattgaaattacatcaaactttattttcactcaaacagtaggcacactgatatattgcacagcataaagagatcatgtaaacaatggacatctgttggctcctgtgggcatgacctaaataaggcagtttattttggttttaaaatgctGAGATATTTACTGCAGAACTGTAACCTTCCCTCAACAAAATCATCAACAATTTTCGGGAGCATGTGGGCAAAGTAGAATGTGCGCAGCCTTATGATATGCCCCTGGACAAAGCCTTGGTCGTAGGGTACTTCGATTTCTAGGTGCTCAGTTTTGTTCCAGATCACCAACTTGGAGTGCTGAAGCCCTGTGAAGTGCATCCCAATTTGTACCTGCATGTGGTAGCCTTTTGGACCATTGCAGGCAATATGGTAATCTACCCTATCTCCGTTTGCCACAGTTGTGATTCCGCAGTTCTTTGTTGCCAAAAATTCTGCAAGTGACTTGTTTCCCATCACAGGCGATTTGATCTCCAACAGAATGTCGTTGTTTATCACTCCATCGGGAGATGCTGCAAGCCACAGTTCCTTTTCGCACACCACTAAGCCTTTGGTTTCAATGCTGTTGCCCAGAGTTTCCAAATAGTCCCTTGCAAGTTCCTCCCCCTCCGCTCCTTGACGGGTTGCGGCATAGTAGTAGAACCATGTTCCCAAGCTAGCGTCGACATCGCTGTGTTTACACCGGCAGACGTTGTGCCAACAACTTCCGGCggaaatgaaatgcatttgtgTAGAGTTATGGCGCCACCCGGGATACAGCGCGTAAACTTGTCTATAGCCTATATCAATCATCGTTAGCATTgtagctaacaactgctgcatccaaaatagttattttgcaaagatcacaaccaaatataatttTAGCGATTGTTCAAGCAATTATCAAAACATAATTCTAAGCCTATGAGAACccaaaaaagttattttgtttagaagaaATACAAATGTAAATCTAGACTACTGCCGCCAAGAGTCGCACGCATCTGTTTGTGACGTCAGTGTGTCATGTCCTGGAAAAGGGTCTAtagccacttcctcaaaatagtcagaaaactCAAGAATTCCGTCTTTAATGTTGATATTTTTGCAGAGGAaatcttagtcgtgcaattttacatgtttggttcagtatttctcaatgaaaaaaccTGCATGAAAACAAGTCTTCTCAAGtttaatgacaacaaagactttattgaagaatccctactgttgaccaatcaccaacgCAGGGGCGTAGAGTTCGGCTACCGACTTGCCTCGAGGAAAAAATGTTGTGTTCCCGAAAAGCCGAAAAAACCCTTACCGAAAGTCCAAAACGAAAACCTCACAAAaagttgtcataatatatgcacaaactcttccgaactgtttcggctggaaagcatgctgacgccttaaaggCTAACAAAAAGTCTGTCTTACAATGGTTTCAGTAGTCCTACACTGTCAAAAGGTATAGATTATACCCCTATTTAGACCTGAAGTAGCAGACAGTCTAAATCCAGATTAGTGACAATATCGGAACACTTAAACCATTTGTAACATAAGTATTGTTAGTCCAGCATAAAGTTTGAGCTTTCCTTTcaacaccatggagtgaatccttaccactgctacatctGGCTATCAGCCACCGGAGCTTAGTGTTTATTCAGCCTcttttactgccttaaaaaaacatagctgatatggctgacttgcttaaacaaatatggtttctactgactccttctGGATTTGTGTAAGTCAATAGGAACTGccgagttaaataaaggttcaataatatTAATAAAATATGTACATATTAAAATGGCTActgtaaaacacatagggtgttcactccttaggcctaccttcctttctgcgtcggccttcgacctcatgtctggggtggaaaatctacttctgaaagtaccatgcttagaTGCATACTAACATCTCAGATTGAACTCTTCGCAAACAgcgacagtttcgttgcaaacaagacacactggtttGATATTGTAGAAATACGATGAATATATTTTAATAGAACAGGTAGGACTATtaatatctcccgagtggcgcagtggtctaacatttacatttacattttagtcatttagcagacaaaggcactgcatcgcaatgctagctgtgccacagccggccgcgaccgggagacccatgggcggcgcacaattggtccagcgtcgtccaaggtaggggaggatttggccggcagggatgtgggtttgtttaccacggggggccagtatttaaaaaaaaacatgtatgcattcactaactgtaagtcgctctggataagagcgtctgctaaatgactaaaatgtaattaatataGACATTGGTGATTTTACCACTGTAACCAAATGGACATCATTATGTTATGGTCATTGAATTGATTAGCCcatgtagtgtcgagtcaaatgttgctaattatgctgtaacaaaggagtccgcttatactgagctttgatcataagttttattcatatcacaagatttcagcataagtttacagatgtcatgatcacccggagagcagtgtcctccaaattACAATGTTTGCTCTAATCTTTGttcaaacccagtacttataatattctccaaaatatgggtggctccctctactgtccaatcccctgtctacaacacacactccctctgttctatggggcgtcaccctaaaacggctccctctgaaactaaataaacatcctctcaggttccacttgaaaacattagcaaagtcataattcttaatacactacacccACTAATCACGTGTTAAATGTGTAGTGTAGCTACACTGTGTAGGACTATGAATTGGGCAGCTATAGGCTATTTGTTAATaggctaattatgttctggcccgcaGACTAGCTACAAGTTCAGCAACAAATTGACTGGAGGCCAAACCTAGTTGCCAACCCCTGTAtatcgtaaattcaatctggttggtataagattgaaatgggaaaataatgtACCTGTGAACACCCTATGGGCGgcaagtagcttagtggttaagagcgttgtgccagtaaccgaaaggtcgctggttctaatccccgagccgactaggtgaaaaatctgtcgacg from Coregonus clupeaformis isolate EN_2021a unplaced genomic scaffold, ASM2061545v1 scaf1818, whole genome shotgun sequence encodes:
- the LOC121562211 gene encoding uncharacterized protein LOC121562211; the protein is FSKPSITLPVVDQILMTLMKLKLNLILGDIAHRFNVSTSMASIVISHWIDVMGEQFKVLIPWLPRETIRATMPLSFQRNYPRTTCIIDCAESAMQRATNHDSRSDTFSQYKSRNTVKYLVAVAPNGLIMFISDAYAGRSSDKFITMDSGFLDYLRAGDEVMADRGFTIRDLLDERRVSLNIPAFTYRRNQLTNEETTRTRRVANVRIHVERAIQRLKVFLSQNVPISMAPKLDNILTICAGLVNLKSPLISEV